A genome region from Paradevosia shaoguanensis includes the following:
- a CDS encoding Nramp family divalent metal transporter, with protein MTSEVSQPESLAQPAKHHAWLRHSDQPPLADTFRTIPVRANASGWRRFMAFVGPGYLVAVGYMDPGNWATSLAGGSQFGYTLLSVALLSNIMAILLQSLCARLAIATGKDLAQACRDAFPRWASWPLWALAELAICATDLAEVIGTAIGLNLIFGIPLEIGILITTLDVFLILWLQTKGFRWIEAFIIALLGVIAACFIVQIAMADPDWGQVIRGFAPTTEIVTNPDMLYLALGIIGATVMPHNLYLHSGIIQTRAYGHTLPEKKEALRFATWDSSIALMLALGINASILILAAATFHASGQYVDDLGTAHEMLLPLLGHAVAPTLFGIALLCCGLNSTVTATMAGQIVMEGFIDIKMVAWARRLITRLVAIVPAIVVILWAGEAQLGQLLILSQVVLSLQLPFAVVPLVMFTASKTKMGELVAPRWVIGFAAVVAALIIALNLKLIFDFVTGAMG; from the coding sequence ATGACCAGCGAAGTCTCCCAGCCGGAAAGCCTGGCACAGCCGGCCAAGCATCATGCGTGGTTGCGCCATAGCGATCAGCCGCCGCTGGCCGATACGTTCCGCACCATCCCGGTGCGGGCCAATGCCTCGGGCTGGCGTCGGTTCATGGCCTTTGTCGGCCCCGGCTACCTCGTTGCGGTCGGCTACATGGATCCGGGCAACTGGGCGACCTCGCTCGCCGGCGGCTCGCAGTTCGGCTACACGCTGCTCTCGGTGGCACTGCTCTCCAACATCATGGCCATCCTGCTGCAGTCGCTCTGCGCGCGACTGGCCATCGCCACCGGCAAGGACCTGGCGCAGGCCTGCCGTGATGCCTTCCCGCGCTGGGCCTCCTGGCCGCTCTGGGCACTGGCGGAACTCGCCATCTGCGCCACCGATCTCGCCGAGGTCATCGGCACGGCCATCGGCCTCAACCTCATCTTCGGCATTCCGCTCGAAATCGGCATTCTCATCACTACGCTCGACGTGTTCCTGATCCTCTGGCTCCAGACCAAGGGCTTCCGCTGGATCGAGGCGTTCATCATCGCGTTGCTGGGTGTCATCGCGGCGTGCTTCATCGTACAGATCGCCATGGCCGATCCTGATTGGGGGCAGGTGATCCGCGGCTTCGCGCCCACCACCGAGATCGTCACCAATCCGGACATGCTCTATCTGGCGCTCGGCATTATCGGCGCCACGGTGATGCCGCATAACCTCTACCTGCACTCGGGCATCATCCAGACCCGCGCCTATGGCCATACTTTGCCCGAAAAGAAGGAAGCCCTGCGCTTTGCCACCTGGGATTCCTCGATCGCGCTGATGCTGGCGCTGGGCATCAATGCCTCGATCCTCATCCTCGCTGCGGCGACCTTCCACGCCTCCGGCCAGTATGTGGACGATCTGGGCACCGCCCACGAAATGCTGCTGCCGCTTCTCGGCCACGCCGTCGCGCCCACGCTTTTCGGCATCGCGCTCCTCTGCTGCGGGCTCAATTCCACGGTCACCGCCACCATGGCCGGGCAGATCGTCATGGAGGGCTTCATCGACATCAAGATGGTGGCCTGGGCCCGGCGGCTGATCACGCGGCTGGTGGCCATCGTGCCGGCGATCGTGGTGATCCTCTGGGCGGGCGAGGCGCAGCTCGGGCAGCTCCTCATCCTCTCGCAGGTCGTGCTCAGCCTTCAGCTGCCCTTCGCGGTCGTGCCGCTGGTGATGTTCACCGCCAGCAAGACCAAGATGGGCGAGCTTGTGGCGCCTCGCTGGGTCATCGGCTTCGCAGCGGTGGTGGCAGCGCTCATCATCGCGCTCAACCTCAAGCTGATATTCGATTTTGTGACCGGCGCCATGGGTTAG
- the hemH gene encoding ferrochelatase yields MPDHLPAGHPPVATPKIGVLLLNLGTPDATDYWSVRRYLKEFLSDQRVIETPRWLWWPILNLIILSVRPQKSGANYARIWDKRTNESPLLVITREQAQNLGQRLAGDDVVVDHAMRYGNPSTASRIEALQKAGCQKILLVPLYPQYSATTTATANDKAFEALAKMRWQPAVRTAPAYFAEPAYIEALANSIRDGVAALDFEPDLVITSYHGMPREYLEKGDPYHCQCLKTTRLVREKLGWDESRIMVTFQSRFGRAEWLEPYTDETLKSLPSKGIKKIAILAPAFAADCIETLEEIAITGQEEFMHGGGERYAYIPCLNATPGGMDMLEQVVRKELQGWL; encoded by the coding sequence ATGCCGGATCATCTGCCTGCGGGCCACCCGCCGGTTGCCACCCCCAAGATCGGGGTATTGCTGCTCAATCTGGGAACGCCCGACGCGACCGATTACTGGTCTGTGCGGCGGTACCTCAAGGAGTTCCTGAGCGATCAGCGCGTCATCGAGACGCCCCGGTGGCTCTGGTGGCCGATCCTCAATCTCATCATCCTCTCGGTGCGTCCGCAGAAGAGTGGCGCCAACTACGCGCGCATCTGGGACAAGCGCACCAACGAGAGCCCGCTGCTGGTCATCACGCGCGAGCAGGCTCAGAACCTTGGCCAGCGGCTGGCCGGCGACGATGTCGTCGTCGACCATGCTATGCGCTATGGCAATCCCTCGACGGCCTCGCGCATCGAGGCGCTGCAGAAGGCCGGCTGCCAGAAGATCCTGCTCGTGCCGCTCTATCCGCAATATTCGGCAACGACCACGGCCACGGCCAACGACAAGGCCTTCGAGGCCCTGGCAAAGATGCGCTGGCAGCCCGCCGTGCGTACCGCGCCTGCCTATTTCGCCGAGCCCGCCTATATCGAGGCGCTGGCCAACAGTATCCGCGACGGCGTCGCCGCGCTCGACTTCGAGCCTGACCTCGTGATCACGTCCTATCACGGCATGCCGCGGGAATACCTGGAGAAGGGCGACCCCTACCACTGCCAGTGCCTCAAGACGACCCGGCTCGTACGCGAAAAACTGGGTTGGGACGAGAGCCGCATCATGGTCACCTTCCAGAGCCGTTTCGGCCGCGCCGAATGGCTCGAGCCCTATACCGACGAAACGCTCAAGTCGCTTCCGAGCAAGGGCATCAAGAAGATCGCCATCCTCGCCCCCGCCTTCGCCGCCGATTGCATCGAGACCCTCGAGGAAATCGCCATCACCGGCCAGGAAGAGTTCATGCACGGCGGCGGCGAACGCTACGCCTATATCCCCTGCCTCAACGCCACGCCCGGCGGCATGGACATGCTTGAGCAGGTCGTCCGCAAGGAACTGCAGGGCTGGCTCTAG
- a CDS encoding outer membrane beta-barrel protein, with the protein MGWPKFPAIACAATLSLWPVAIAYAGDGSYADNPDILRDGYKVDWVPANAPLPGEGPAEDMGLPFRTDWSLSLRGAYQHDNGGDHYEALIVPQASLTRVFERGQLSANTEAELGKLDGDAVRINALRLAIAGDYRLDSLTQASGNLSFSRAQDSVLNAAADVAQTPVVTGAEADGTVTRQFGKLSVALRGSFGRTVYEPTTLIDGTLRDNGYRSSTYFGGGLRAGWELTPIFTFFGDASVQQNLYDAISPSVGVKTDNYDTALRVGVSGKWQDRLEAEVSGGLGFVNYDDAGLRQVSTTLYDASVTYRPDPTIAIRGALGTAFVPPSDNIASTRVEYRATLDASYQINAWLALRTNAAWSQVRYEDGSSPDTSYGVGVGADYTLNRHTVLTADYGFAHTEDAPNPARDAHRVTLGVTFKK; encoded by the coding sequence TTGGGCTGGCCGAAATTCCCCGCAATCGCCTGCGCGGCCACGCTTTCGCTGTGGCCGGTCGCGATCGCCTATGCGGGCGACGGCTCCTACGCGGACAACCCCGATATCCTGCGCGACGGCTACAAGGTGGATTGGGTTCCGGCCAACGCGCCCCTGCCGGGCGAAGGTCCTGCCGAAGACATGGGCCTGCCCTTCCGCACCGACTGGAGCCTGTCCCTGCGCGGCGCCTACCAGCACGACAATGGAGGGGACCATTACGAGGCCCTGATCGTTCCCCAGGCCTCGCTGACGCGCGTCTTCGAGCGCGGGCAGCTCTCGGCCAATACTGAGGCCGAACTCGGCAAGCTCGATGGCGACGCGGTGCGGATCAATGCCCTGCGCCTCGCGATTGCCGGCGACTATCGGCTCGACAGCCTCACCCAGGCCAGCGGCAATCTGAGTTTTTCGCGCGCGCAGGACAGCGTGCTCAACGCCGCGGCTGACGTGGCACAGACGCCAGTGGTGACGGGGGCAGAGGCCGATGGCACGGTTACGCGCCAGTTCGGCAAGCTTTCGGTGGCGCTGCGCGGCAGTTTCGGACGCACGGTCTATGAGCCCACGACACTCATCGACGGGACCTTGCGCGACAACGGCTATCGCTCGAGCACCTATTTCGGAGGCGGACTGCGGGCCGGCTGGGAGCTGACGCCGATCTTCACCTTCTTCGGCGATGCCAGCGTGCAGCAGAACCTCTACGACGCGATCTCGCCCTCAGTGGGCGTCAAGACTGACAATTACGATACGGCGCTGCGCGTGGGCGTCTCCGGCAAGTGGCAGGATCGGCTGGAAGCCGAGGTTTCGGGCGGGCTGGGTTTCGTCAACTATGACGATGCCGGGCTCAGGCAGGTTTCGACAACGCTCTACGATGCGAGCGTGACCTACCGGCCCGACCCGACGATCGCCATCCGCGGCGCGCTGGGAACGGCCTTCGTGCCGCCGAGCGACAACATCGCCAGCACGCGCGTCGAATATCGCGCGACGCTGGACGCCAGCTATCAGATCAACGCCTGGCTGGCGTTGCGGACAAACGCTGCCTGGTCGCAGGTGCGGTATGAGGATGGGTCGAGCCCGGATACCAGCTATGGCGTCGGGGTTGGGGCGGATTACACGCTTAACCGGCATACGGTGCTGACGGCGGATTATGGATTCGCGCATACGGAAGATGCCCCGAACCCGGCGCGCGACGCGCATCGCGTGACGCTGGGGGTTACGTTCAAGAAGTAG
- a CDS encoding motility protein A: MDIATLIGLVGGLVVLLAAILLEGSSPLSFVNILPALVVVGGATMAILVRYTLQSFGTAIVMGLKSALFYKPVSTTRIIDQIAEVADKMRKQGPIALEQVRLTDPFFQRGVRMIADGFTAEAIRTSLERERDLDYERTEESHKIFKTLGDTAPGMGMVGTLIGLVSMFGHMDDPKKIGPGMAVALLATFYGAAISNVIALPISDKLAHRAQEEGTNRTMIIEALVMIREGRNPTAIRDELASFLPLHDRDKLLYAA; encoded by the coding sequence ATGGATATTGCCACTCTTATCGGCCTCGTCGGCGGCCTCGTCGTGCTGCTGGCGGCGATCCTCCTTGAGGGATCGAGCCCGCTCTCCTTCGTCAACATATTGCCTGCCCTGGTCGTCGTCGGCGGCGCCACCATGGCGATCCTCGTGCGCTATACGCTGCAGAGTTTCGGCACGGCCATCGTCATGGGGCTCAAGAGCGCGCTCTTTTACAAGCCCGTCTCGACCACCCGCATCATCGACCAGATCGCCGAGGTGGCCGACAAGATGCGCAAGCAGGGGCCGATCGCCCTCGAACAGGTGCGGCTCACCGATCCCTTCTTCCAGCGTGGCGTGCGCATGATCGCGGACGGCTTCACCGCCGAGGCGATCCGCACCTCGCTCGAGCGCGAACGCGATCTCGACTACGAACGCACCGAGGAAAGCCACAAGATCTTCAAGACGCTGGGCGACACCGCTCCCGGCATGGGCATGGTGGGCACCCTAATCGGCCTCGTCTCGATGTTCGGCCACATGGACGATCCCAAGAAGATCGGGCCGGGCATGGCCGTGGCGCTGCTGGCGACTTTCTACGGCGCCGCCATTTCCAACGTCATCGCGCTGCCTATTTCCGACAAGCTCGCCCATCGCGCGCAGGAGGAGGGCACCAACCGCACCATGATCATCGAGGCGCTGGTCATGATCCGCGAGGGCCGCAACCCCACCGCCATTCGCGACGAGCTGGCCAGCTTCCTGCCGCTGCACGACCGCGACAAGCTGCTCTATGCGGCCTGA
- a CDS encoding OmpA/MotB family protein yields MIKRKQAAGGGHSGSWVISFADLMSLLMAFFVMLLSFSVQDQEKLAQASGSVKDAFGITIVDDKAGMIERSGNPLRPYPKHLAEQSTEAESEFATKDREDRQAQGQEAETYTNERTDAERAAMYSLAAASLRQAWQDQPDITAISENLVVQETEEGINIVIADQQGRAMFPDGSKYPYEMTRKAIAAMAPLLNRMPNQIRITGHTMSGALYPNPRYGKWDLSFDRANVARQILEEFGLSDDHINSVVGRGDSEPFFPNDPYLSSNQRIEILVMYEEPPVPVGLTP; encoded by the coding sequence ATGATAAAGCGCAAACAGGCTGCCGGTGGCGGCCATAGCGGCTCGTGGGTCATTTCGTTCGCTGACCTCATGAGCCTCCTCATGGCCTTCTTCGTGATGCTGCTCTCGTTCTCTGTGCAGGATCAGGAGAAGCTGGCCCAGGCCTCGGGCTCGGTGAAGGATGCCTTCGGCATCACCATCGTCGATGACAAGGCGGGCATGATCGAACGCAGCGGCAACCCTCTGCGACCCTACCCCAAGCACCTGGCCGAGCAGTCCACCGAGGCGGAATCGGAGTTCGCCACCAAGGATCGCGAGGACCGGCAGGCGCAGGGCCAGGAGGCTGAGACCTATACCAACGAGCGGACCGACGCCGAGCGCGCGGCCATGTATTCGCTGGCCGCGGCCAGCCTCAGGCAGGCCTGGCAGGACCAGCCCGACATCACCGCGATTTCGGAAAACCTCGTCGTGCAGGAAACCGAGGAGGGGATCAACATCGTGATCGCCGACCAGCAGGGGCGGGCGATGTTCCCGGATGGGTCGAAATATCCCTATGAGATGACGCGCAAGGCCATCGCGGCCATGGCGCCGCTCCTCAACCGCATGCCCAACCAGATCCGCATCACTGGCCACACCATGTCCGGCGCGCTCTATCCCAATCCGCGCTACGGCAAGTGGGACCTGTCCTTCGATCGCGCCAATGTCGCGCGGCAGATACTCGAAGAATTCGGTCTATCGGACGATCACATCAACAGCGTCGTCGGGCGCGGCGATTCCGAGCCGTTCTTCCCGAACGATCCCTATCTCTCGTCCAACCAGCGCATCGAGATCCTGGTGATGTACGAAGAGCCGCCGGTGCCGGTCGGGCTCACGCCGTAA
- a CDS encoding NfeD family protein: protein MTALSWIATYGAWAWVVGGLILLGLELVLPGGVFVWLGGAAVVTGLVSLIYPMDWSLEFVFFAVLALVAIFVWLRFVRPRPKATDNPFLNQRASRFIGQELVLDEPITAGYGRVALGDSVWRVSGPDLAAGTRIRIVGADGAVLKVEAA, encoded by the coding sequence ATGACCGCCCTGAGCTGGATAGCGACTTACGGGGCCTGGGCCTGGGTTGTAGGCGGCCTCATCCTTCTGGGACTCGAACTCGTGCTGCCCGGCGGCGTCTTCGTCTGGCTGGGCGGCGCGGCGGTGGTGACCGGCCTCGTCTCGCTGATCTATCCGATGGACTGGAGCCTCGAATTCGTCTTCTTCGCCGTATTGGCGCTGGTGGCGATCTTCGTCTGGCTGCGCTTCGTGCGCCCGCGCCCCAAGGCGACGGACAACCCCTTCCTCAACCAGCGCGCCTCCCGCTTCATCGGCCAGGAACTGGTGCTGGACGAACCGATCACGGCCGGCTACGGGCGCGTGGCCCTTGGCGACAGCGTCTGGCGCGTCAGCGGCCCCGACCTCGCCGCTGGCACGCGGATCAGGATCGTGGGCGCGGACGGCGCCGTGCTCAAGGTCGAGGCGGCCTGA
- a CDS encoding SPFH domain-containing protein yields MEFALDGLSIALIAVGILVILVLFSGVKTVPQGYNYTVERFGRYTRTLRPGLNLIVPFVDSIGKKMNVMEQVLDVPHQEVITKDNASVTANGITFYQVLDAAAAAYEVANLELSILNLTMTNIRTVMGSMDLDELLSNRDEINHRLLKVVDAAVSPWGIKITRIEIKDIDPPKDLVDSMGRQMKAEREKRAAILEAEGRRQAAILQAEGAKQAQVLEAEGRREAAFRDAEARERSAEAEARATQVVSDAIASGNVQAINYFVANNYIKALEGLARSPNQKVLMLPVEASSVIGAIGGIAEIAKETFGSGSGPRNTTSRPPSTGSQQ; encoded by the coding sequence ATGGAATTTGCGCTCGATGGATTGAGCATCGCGCTGATCGCAGTCGGTATCCTCGTGATCCTGGTACTGTTCTCAGGCGTCAAGACGGTCCCGCAGGGATACAATTACACAGTCGAGCGCTTCGGCCGCTATACGCGCACGCTCAGGCCCGGCCTCAACCTCATCGTTCCCTTCGTCGATTCCATCGGCAAGAAGATGAACGTGATGGAGCAGGTGCTCGACGTGCCGCATCAGGAAGTCATCACCAAGGACAATGCCTCGGTGACCGCCAACGGCATCACCTTCTACCAGGTGCTCGACGCAGCGGCCGCCGCCTATGAAGTGGCCAATCTCGAACTCTCCATCCTCAACCTCACCATGACCAATATCCGTACCGTCATGGGCTCGATGGACCTGGATGAGCTGCTCTCCAACCGCGACGAGATCAACCACCGCCTGCTCAAGGTCGTGGACGCCGCCGTTTCCCCATGGGGCATCAAGATCACCCGCATCGAGATCAAGGACATCGATCCGCCCAAGGACCTCGTTGATTCCATGGGCCGGCAGATGAAGGCCGAGCGCGAGAAGCGCGCGGCGATCCTGGAAGCCGAAGGCCGCCGCCAGGCCGCCATCCTTCAGGCCGAAGGCGCCAAGCAGGCCCAGGTGCTCGAAGCCGAGGGCCGGCGCGAAGCCGCCTTCCGCGACGCCGAGGCCCGCGAACGCTCCGCCGAAGCCGAAGCCAGGGCGACGCAGGTGGTGTCGGACGCCATTGCCTCGGGCAATGTGCAGGCCATCAACTACTTCGTGGCCAACAACTACATCAAGGCGCTCGAAGGCCTGGCCCGCTCGCCCAACCAGAAGGTGCTGATGCTGCCGGTGGAAGCCTCCAGCGTCATCGGCGCGATCGGCGGCATTGCCGAGATCGCCAAGGAAACCTTCGGCTCGGGCTCCGGCCCGCGCAACACCACGAGCCGTCCGCCTTCCACCGGCTCGCAGCAATAG
- a CDS encoding Ku protein: MPAARPIWKGQLRLSLVSIAVELYSATKANAKPTFRQIHEPTGKPIHYEKVVAGVGPVDKDEIMKGFEYEKGDYVLLTDKELDAVKLETRKTLELTQFVGACDIDPIYYDKPYFVVPADDLAEDAFRVVRDALRDTQKIGIGQLTLRGKEYLVAIRPSGTGLLLETLHYEDEIRKSDSYFSAIGKGKADKELVEVAEALIDKKTAPFDADNYKDHYEAALRELIARKLKSKGRKITTDVEPPEKRAEGSNVVDLMSALKKSLETGAAKPKAAASRRKAS; the protein is encoded by the coding sequence ATGCCTGCTGCACGGCCCATATGGAAAGGGCAGCTTCGCCTGTCGCTGGTCTCGATCGCGGTCGAGCTCTATTCGGCGACCAAGGCCAATGCCAAACCCACCTTCCGTCAGATTCACGAGCCGACCGGCAAACCCATCCACTACGAGAAGGTGGTGGCGGGCGTCGGGCCGGTCGACAAGGACGAGATCATGAAGGGCTTCGAGTATGAGAAGGGCGACTATGTCCTGCTCACCGACAAGGAGCTCGATGCCGTCAAGCTCGAGACGCGCAAGACGCTCGAACTCACCCAGTTCGTGGGCGCCTGCGACATCGATCCGATCTATTACGACAAACCCTATTTCGTGGTGCCGGCCGACGATCTGGCCGAAGACGCCTTTCGCGTCGTGCGCGACGCGCTGCGCGATACCCAGAAGATCGGCATCGGTCAGCTGACGCTGCGCGGCAAGGAATACCTCGTCGCCATCCGCCCCTCGGGCACCGGCCTTCTCCTCGAAACGCTCCATTACGAGGACGAGATCAGGAAGTCCGACAGCTATTTCTCGGCCATCGGCAAGGGCAAGGCCGACAAGGAGCTGGTCGAGGTGGCCGAGGCGCTGATCGACAAGAAGACGGCGCCGTTCGATGCCGACAATTACAAGGACCATTACGAGGCGGCGCTGCGCGAACTCATCGCGCGCAAGCTCAAGTCCAAGGGCAGGAAGATCACCACCGATGTCGAGCCGCCCGAGAAGCGCGCCGAGGGCAGCAATGTGGTCGACCTGATGTCGGCCTTGAAGAAGAGCCTCGAAACCGGCGCCGCCAAGCCCAAGGCTGCGGCCAGTCGGCGGAAGGCGAGCTGA
- the ligD gene encoding DNA ligase D gives MALARARDLLTDYRAKRDFAKTREPSGKARGKPGKAAGGIFVVQQHDATRMHWDFRLELDGVLKSWAVTRGPSSNPADKRLAVRVEDHPLDYAHFEGTIPEGQYGGGTVMLWDEGTWEPIGDPHEGLEKGDLKFKLNGRRMKGEWVLVHMKGRDRGKRENWLLIKHRDRYATENGDALVADNKTSVETGRDLTAIAEGLASKKKPAKPKVWTHGHEVALPDFRPPELATLVDTVPEGSGWLFEMKYDGYRCLAALAGEEVRLYTRNGNDWTTEFAAIREPLSHITGGSALIDGELCAFDREGHTDFSTLKAALSNGSPLVYFVFDILEQDGEDLSELPLTERKARLKKLLGKVDKSSPVQFSEHIEGNGEQVLNALCSAGHEGVIAKRANSRYAGERTKSWLKIKCLKRQEFVIGGWRPSEKKRTFASLLLGAWDDDKFVYHGRVGTGFSEKDAAALQAALDKRARKDTPFVNAPRDIARVARWVEPELVAEIAYTEVTPDGALRHPSFLGLREDKPARSVKMEVAASPPPEDAPSKAEGARVQHLDPARGVAAAERLGVNLTSPDRVAYPGQGVTKGELVAYYDAVADAMLPYIVDRPLSLVRCPQGRAKACFFQKHDTGGFPPAMKTVQIAEKDGEKESYFYVDDLAGIVAAVQMNTLEFHLWGSRRDKIENPERIIFDIDPDEGLGFEHVRAAALDIRKGLEAWGLKSFAMLTGGKGIHVIAPLVRRTEWPEVKLFCKTFAQAMADAEPDRFTTALSKEKRKGRMFIDYLRNERGSTAIAPYSTRSREGAPVATPVTWEELETIERANEFSLPQAAERAKGPDPWKGYFKLEQSITNAMLNAVAGPIRESAPKR, from the coding sequence ATGGCGCTCGCCAGGGCCAGGGACCTCCTCACCGATTATCGCGCCAAGCGCGACTTCGCCAAGACGCGCGAACCGTCCGGCAAGGCGCGCGGCAAGCCGGGAAAGGCCGCCGGCGGCATATTCGTCGTGCAGCAGCACGACGCCACCCGCATGCACTGGGATTTCCGCCTCGAACTCGACGGCGTGCTCAAGAGCTGGGCGGTGACGCGCGGCCCCTCAAGCAACCCGGCCGACAAACGCCTGGCCGTGCGCGTCGAGGATCACCCGCTCGACTATGCCCACTTCGAGGGCACGATACCCGAGGGCCAGTATGGCGGGGGCACGGTGATGCTCTGGGACGAGGGGACCTGGGAGCCGATCGGCGATCCGCATGAAGGGCTCGAAAAGGGCGACCTCAAGTTCAAGCTCAACGGCCGGCGCATGAAGGGCGAATGGGTGCTGGTGCACATGAAGGGGCGCGACCGGGGCAAGAGGGAAAACTGGCTGCTCATCAAGCATCGCGACCGCTATGCCACCGAGAACGGCGACGCGCTCGTCGCCGACAACAAGACCAGCGTCGAGACCGGGCGCGATCTCACCGCCATCGCCGAGGGTCTGGCCTCGAAGAAGAAACCGGCCAAGCCCAAGGTCTGGACCCATGGCCACGAAGTCGCGCTCCCCGATTTCCGCCCACCCGAACTCGCGACCCTCGTCGATACCGTGCCGGAGGGATCAGGGTGGCTCTTCGAGATGAAGTATGATGGCTACCGGTGCCTCGCCGCGCTGGCGGGCGAGGAGGTTCGCCTCTACACCCGCAACGGCAACGACTGGACCACCGAGTTCGCCGCCATCCGCGAGCCGCTCTCCCACATTACCGGCGGCAGCGCCCTCATCGATGGCGAGCTCTGCGCCTTCGACCGCGAGGGGCACACGGATTTCTCCACTCTCAAGGCGGCGCTCTCCAACGGCAGCCCGCTGGTCTATTTCGTCTTCGATATCCTCGAGCAGGATGGCGAGGATTTGAGCGAATTGCCGCTCACCGAGCGCAAGGCGCGGCTCAAGAAGCTCCTGGGCAAGGTGGACAAGTCCTCGCCGGTCCAGTTCTCCGAGCATATCGAGGGCAATGGCGAGCAGGTGCTCAATGCGCTCTGCTCGGCCGGCCACGAGGGCGTCATCGCCAAGCGCGCCAATTCCCGATACGCGGGCGAGCGCACCAAGTCCTGGCTCAAGATCAAGTGTCTCAAGCGCCAGGAATTCGTCATCGGCGGCTGGCGTCCCTCCGAGAAGAAACGCACTTTCGCCTCGCTCCTCCTGGGCGCCTGGGACGACGACAAGTTCGTCTATCACGGCCGCGTCGGCACGGGTTTTTCGGAAAAGGACGCGGCGGCCCTGCAGGCCGCGCTCGACAAGCGTGCTCGCAAGGATACCCCCTTCGTCAACGCGCCGCGCGACATTGCCCGGGTCGCCCGCTGGGTCGAGCCGGAACTGGTGGCCGAGATCGCCTATACCGAGGTCACGCCCGATGGCGCGCTGCGGCATCCGTCCTTCCTTGGGCTGAGGGAAGACAAGCCGGCGCGCTCTGTTAAGATGGAAGTGGCGGCGTCCCCGCCTCCGGAGGACGCGCCGTCGAAAGCGGAAGGAGCGCGCGTGCAGCATCTCGATCCCGCAAGAGGCGTGGCCGCTGCCGAGCGGCTGGGCGTCAACCTCACCAGCCCCGATCGCGTGGCCTATCCAGGGCAGGGGGTCACCAAGGGCGAACTCGTCGCCTATTACGACGCCGTGGCCGACGCTATGCTGCCCTATATCGTCGATCGCCCGCTCAGCCTCGTTCGCTGCCCGCAGGGGCGCGCCAAGGCCTGTTTCTTCCAGAAGCACGATACGGGCGGCTTTCCGCCGGCGATGAAAACCGTCCAGATCGCCGAGAAGGATGGCGAGAAGGAAAGCTATTTCTACGTCGATGACCTCGCCGGCATCGTCGCCGCCGTGCAGATGAACACGCTCGAATTCCACCTCTGGGGGTCGCGGCGCGACAAGATCGAAAATCCCGAGCGCATCATCTTCGATATCGATCCCGATGAAGGCCTCGGCTTCGAGCACGTCCGCGCCGCCGCGCTCGATATCCGCAAGGGGCTCGAAGCCTGGGGCCTCAAGAGCTTCGCCATGCTCACCGGCGGCAAGGGCATTCACGTCATCGCGCCCCTGGTGCGACGGACTGAGTGGCCTGAGGTCAAGCTCTTCTGCAAGACCTTCGCCCAGGCCATGGCCGACGCCGAACCCGACCGCTTCACCACGGCCCTTTCCAAGGAAAAGCGCAAGGGCCGGATGTTCATCGACTACCTGCGCAACGAACGCGGCTCGACCGCCATCGCGCCCTATTCCACCCGCTCGCGCGAGGGTGCGCCGGTGGCGACGCCCGTCACCTGGGAAGAGCTCGAAACCATCGAGCGCGCCAACGAATTCTCACTCCCCCAGGCCGCCGAACGCGCGAAAGGCCCGGACCCCTGGAAGGGCTATTTCAAGCTCGAACAATCGATCACCAACGCCATGCTCAACGCCGTGGCCGGCCCGATCAGGGAGAGCGCGCCGAAGCGGTAG